The DNA region ATTGATGGCGATATAAATCAAATAAAGAGCGTTTTGAAAGATTAACAATAAACAAAAACCATAAAACAAAGGCAGCGTTAGCAACAAGCTGTACTTAAACCTTTATTATCATATCATATTCCGCGGCGGTTGCCATCACTTTATTAATGATTTCCGGAGTAAGTGATTTGTTCATTGCATTTTCTTCATTTTCACAAACCCCCATTTTCTCAAAAAAACTCCTAAACCCTTTAGGACTATGAATGTTTACCCACTTGCACGGGTTTTCACTATTGTTTGCGAACGTATGCAAAGTATTTGGAGGAATGTCCATTGACTCTCCTTCCCTTACAATTGCTATATGACCATTTACCATAAATTCCATTTCCCCCGCAATAATCAGAAAAGATTCTTTAAAAGAGTTGTGTAGATGTGGTGGCGGACCCTGTACTTTAGCTGGTGTTTCCCCTACCATAAGATCATAGTCTCCCGTAGTTTCATGAGGTGTTACCTTATGCCCAAGTACCCATTTCGTTTTATTTTTTTTCATTTTATGAGATTTTAGTCTCACAAACATAGGTTTTAATTTTTTTTCGTCCAAATTTTATGAGATATTTGTCTTATGAAAAATGATTACATCAAAACCGGAAGGACAAATCAAAAAATTGAAACCAGAAGTAAGATCTTAATCAGTGCCCAATATTTTTTAAACAACGGATTAGAATTTAATCTTGAAGATATTGCTAAACGGTCTGGTATTTCTAGGGCAACAATTTATAGATATTTCTCCAATGTAGACATATTAGCAGCAGAGGCCGGACTGGATGTCAACACAAAAAGCTCCGAAACAATTTTTGAAAATCTTAAGGGAAAAACTCTAGAAAACAAGATTCTTGAAATCCAGGACTACTACAACACCCTGGCAATAGCGCATGAAAAGTTATTTCGAAAATACATTAGCACAGTTTTGGACTCAAGTACTCCCACCCCAAAAAGAGGTGCACGAAGAAAAAAAACTTTACAACTAGTCTTTGAAGGAACAGAATACACGCAGAAAGAAAAAAAGGACCTTTCTAACCTACTTACGGTTTTAATGGGAATAGAACCCCTGATAGTTACCAAAGATGTCTGCGGTCTAAACAATAGTGAATCCACCGAACTCATGAAATGGGGTATGGAATTACTCCTCAAAGGGTTCATTAGTTCCAAAAAATAAAAGTAGCCAGTTGCCTTAAACTATGAAAAACAGACTGCTAATATTAATATTTGGGCTTTTATCCTCTGTTCCAAATATCTATTCTCAAAATGACAACCTTGAACCGGTAGGAAGCATATTTGATGAATTCAGTTTTAGACTTGAATATTATTCCCAGATTACAAAAGTGCTTATGAACGGAATGTCCGATTACCCAGAAGTTCAATTTTTAATCCTTCCTTCACCTTCTGGAGAAGAAGCTGTCTAAATTAAAAATGGGGCGGTTCACGGAGTTGGCAACCCTATATACCGATCAGAACGGATTGAATTTGATATCTATTCTGAAAGATATTCCAGTGAAACGGAAACAAAACCTAGCTAAAATAAAACCTAACACTGCTATTGTCTTAGAATCAAGTGCTGTTTCACAAGTAACTGTAAAATTATTCTTAACTCAAGTATCCAATAGAAATGAAGATGTAACCCCAGGCAAGCCAACGAGACTCCAAAAGAAACCGTATTTAATTTTGAAACTGGCCTTCAGGCATTTAATCTCAATTATCCATTAAAAAGCACCTATAATACAATATAAAAAATCATATATTTAAGCAAAATTCAATTTTATAAATGGTTACTTTTTCATTCGATCACATTGCTCTTTCTGTAAAGGATGTTAACGAATCTCTTGAGTTCTACCAAAAAGTACTTCAACTTAAAGAAATCAAGAATACAGCTTCTAATTCAAAAACAAGGTGGCTATCTATTGGAGGAAAAAATCAACTTCACCTTATTCCACGTCCGGATTTTCAAATAAAAGTAAATAAAGCTGTTCATTTTGCTTTAACAACGGCCGACTTTACCTCATTTGTAGCGTACCTACAATCATCTAATATTAACTACACTGATTGGATCGATAGCCCTAATAGAGATTACGTTCGGCAAGACGGAATAAAGCAGGTTTATTTTCAAGACCCAAATGGATACTGGATTGAAATTAACGATGATTGCCGGTAAGGTTTCTATAAAAAAAACATCAAAGAAGGGTATTCATCAAACAACGTATGGATTCGGGAAAAAACGGATTGATATAATTTTAAAGGATTTTTTACAACTTCATTCAATATAAGCTTACAACAGAACAGGATCTCTCTCAATCTTAAAACTCGCTCTGAAACCGCCTACGAATAAAAAACAAACCCCAATATTTCTATTGGGGCTTGTCCACTTTCATATGTAAATTAAATCTTAATCAGGTCCTATTTATACTTTAGGATTTCGCTTTGGCAAAACATATGATATATCATATCCCGAGAACTTTTTCATGTATTTTGCAATGTTGGTTCCGTAGCTATCCGATACATCGAAAGCTCCCCAAGAACGTAAATATTTCTTTACGTTACCTGCACCGGCCAAATGGGCCGCGGCCAATATTCCAGATTCCGTAACCTCAATACCACCTATTCGCTTTCCAACGAAACGGGCAATGTCTCTACGTAGAATCCATTTGTTACGGGCAATATTCGTGTGAAAAGCCCTTTCTTGTAACACAGGGTCGTTTAAGAAACGAGTTGCATTATAAACACCCATAAGCTGTAAGGTACCGATACCAAACTGGTATTTTCCCAAATACCCGAGCGTATTTGTTGTAAAATAGTTACCCTGCGATTCTTTAAACGCTAGAGCTTCTTTAAAACCGATATAGGAGCTCCCTAAAAAAGGCGGAGCCAACAATATCGTTGCATGCATAGTTTTGTTTTTGGGAAACAAAACTTCAGTAGGTTGTTTTACTTTAAGAGTTTCCGGCACCTTCACCTGTTTAGATTCAAAACCGTAACTCAATAAAATAAAGGTAATGATCAGGGGGCTTGATAAACTTAGCCACTTTCTCATACATTATATTTACCTAAGACTTACGAAAATTTAACCTGCTTAGATTTCGAGGGGCAAAGATAAGTCCGTTTTAATGTTGTAAATTAGAAGACTTTGTTAAAAGTATACCGTTTTAGTTAACAAGTACTAAAGATGGGATAAAATGCCTATCTCTTGATTTTTTGGGCATTTATCCACTGGACATACTGTGCTTTATTACGGTTGTGCTGGGCCAGAGTCTTGGCAAATTTGTGATATCCGAAATTTTCTACGTTGGCTACAAAGTAAAGATAATCGTGCTTCTCTGGGTTCAAAACGGCGTCTATAGCAGTAATATCCGGCATGGCTATCGGTCCCGGGGGGAGACCTGCATACTTATAGGTGTTATATGGAGAGTCCAATTCTAAATCTTTATACAGCACCCGCTTAATTATTGCATTAAAATTATTTGTGTGTTTTTTAATCGCATAGATTACCGTAGGGTCTGCCTGCAGCAAAATTCCTCTTCGCAAACGATTCAGATATACACCTGCAACCCTGGGTCTTTCATCTACTTTTGCCGTTTCTTTATGCACTACAGAAGCTAAAGTGATTACTTCGGCCGGGGTAAGATTCAAAGCTTTTGCCTTTTCTAGGCGGGCATCGGTCCAAAAACGATTGTACTCTTTCAACATTCGTTCCCTAAATTCGTCGGCAGATGTATTCCAAAAGAATTCATAGCTATTGGGAATGTACATTGCCAGTTGCGTATTTTTATTAAAACCATTCACTTTTAAAAATTCCTCACTGGTAAAAGCTTCTAACAGTGCTAAACTATCCGGTTCTATTTGCATGGAAATCCTCCCTGCAAGGTCTGCTATGGTCTCTTGATTGTTAAAAGCAACCTTAACCGGAATGTTCTGACTACGTAGGGAGTTTATGATATCATTATTATTCGCACCTTTTTTAATAGCGTACTTCCCTCCTCTTATGTTTGAGATATACCCCTTACGCTGGGCCACTTGTTCAAAAGATTCCATATTTTCAAGAAGAGGAGCTACCAACTCACGTACTTCCGAAAAATCCGCATCTGAGGGTATATACAGATAGGCCTCATTGTTTTCAAAACTGGTGTTAGGCGCAAAAATGGCGTTATAGACGGTATAGGCAAAAATTCCACCTCCGATAAGACCGGCAATCACAATAATTAATAGAATACGTTTTATATACATTAGGTATTTATTTTTTGAAACAAAATTTCATTCTTATACTTTCCCTCGGTAAAAATCCAGTCCTTTTTTATGCCTACCTCTTTAAATCCCATCTTTTTGAACAAATGAATACTGGGGTCGTTCCCCTCCATAACATTTGCATAGAGCTGATGAAGATTCAATACTTTAAACGCATAGTCGGACACCAATGAAATAGCCTCCGCTCCTACTCCTTTATTTCTATTTTCGGTATTCAGGATAACAATTCCTATTCCCGCTCTTAAATTCTTGGGGTCAAAATCGAATAAATCAATAAGTCCTACCGTAGAACCTTCGGTGTTACAAATACACAGTCGCAATTGCTTAACATCATAAATATCTCTGTGCGCATTCTCCAAATAGAGATTTAGCACATGTTTGGAGTACGGTGCCGTGGTTCCGCTTATTTCCCAAATTTCAGTTCTATTCTCCAGCTCATAAAGGAAGTCCAAATCATTTGGTTCCAGAGCCCTAAGATATATATGTTTACCTTTTAAGTTTAGCATTCTATCTCCCCTTTGAAAACTTGTTTCGCAGGTCCAATTAAATGAATTTGACTATAAACGCCCTCTTTTTTAGTTAGCTCCACCTGCAGTTCACCACCTTGGGTATTTATCTTAATTAAATTTGCAGTCGTTTTTCCGGAGTTGTGCATGGCAATGGCCACCGCCGTAACTCCAGTTCCACAAGACAAGGTTTCATCTTCTACCCCTCTTTCATACGTTCGGACGGCAAAAGTATCATCATCCAAAACTTCAACAAAGTTAACATTGCTTCCTGTTTCCCCATAAAGTCCGTAGCGCAGTTTCTTACCTTCTTTGTAAACACCAAAATCCTGTATACCTTTCACCATTTGCACGTGGTGTGGCGAACCTGTGTCTAGGAAAACATACCCGGGTTTTTCTTTAATCTCAGATACATCCTGCATTTGTAGGCTTACGATACCATCATTAATGGTAGCGTGGTGTTTGCCATCTGCAGCATTAAAAACGGTATCTTTATCTATAACACCTAAAAAATTGGCAAATGCCACGGTACACCGGCCACCATTACCGCACAAACTGCCCTCACGGCCGTCAGCGTTGTAATAGACCATTTTAAAATCTGACAGTTCGTCATTTTCTAAAAGTATAAGGCCATCCGCACCTATGCCAAACTTTCGGTCGCAC from Zobellia alginiliquefaciens includes:
- the dapF gene encoding diaminopimelate epimerase produces the protein MTLSFYKYQGTGNDFVLIDNRQLQFPKNDTKLVASLCDRKFGIGADGLILLENDELSDFKMVYYNADGREGSLCGNGGRCTVAFANFLGVIDKDTVFNAADGKHHATINDGIVSLQMQDVSEIKEKPGYVFLDTGSPHHVQMVKGIQDFGVYKEGKKLRYGLYGETGSNVNFVEVLDDDTFAVRTYERGVEDETLSCGTGVTAVAIAMHNSGKTTANLIKINTQGGELQVELTKKEGVYSQIHLIGPAKQVFKGEIEC
- a CDS encoding TetR/AcrR family transcriptional regulator, encoding MKNDYIKTGRTNQKIETRSKILISAQYFLNNGLEFNLEDIAKRSGISRATIYRYFSNVDILAAEAGLDVNTKSSETIFENLKGKTLENKILEIQDYYNTLAIAHEKLFRKYISTVLDSSTPTPKRGARRKKTLQLVFEGTEYTQKEKKDLSNLLTVLMGIEPLIVTKDVCGLNNSESTELMKWGMELLLKGFISSKK
- a CDS encoding VOC family protein codes for the protein MVTFSFDHIALSVKDVNESLEFYQKVLQLKEIKNTASNSKTRWLSIGGKNQLHLIPRPDFQIKVNKAVHFALTTADFTSFVAYLQSSNINYTDWIDSPNRDYVRQDGIKQVYFQDPNGYWIEINDDCR
- the mltG gene encoding endolytic transglycosylase MltG, which gives rise to MYIKRILLIIVIAGLIGGGIFAYTVYNAIFAPNTSFENNEAYLYIPSDADFSEVRELVAPLLENMESFEQVAQRKGYISNIRGGKYAIKKGANNNDIINSLRSQNIPVKVAFNNQETIADLAGRISMQIEPDSLALLEAFTSEEFLKVNGFNKNTQLAMYIPNSYEFFWNTSADEFRERMLKEYNRFWTDARLEKAKALNLTPAEVITLASVVHKETAKVDERPRVAGVYLNRLRRGILLQADPTVIYAIKKHTNNFNAIIKRVLYKDLELDSPYNTYKYAGLPPGPIAMPDITAIDAVLNPEKHDYLYFVANVENFGYHKFAKTLAQHNRNKAQYVQWINAQKIKR
- a CDS encoding cupin domain-containing protein, whose protein sequence is MKKNKTKWVLGHKVTPHETTGDYDLMVGETPAKVQGPPPHLHNSFKESFLIIAGEMEFMVNGHIAIVREGESMDIPPNTLHTFANNSENPCKWVNIHSPKGFRSFFEKMGVCENEENAMNKSLTPEIINKVMATAAEYDMIIKV
- a CDS encoding GNAT family N-acetyltransferase; amino-acid sequence: MLNLKGKHIYLRALEPNDLDFLYELENRTEIWEISGTTAPYSKHVLNLYLENAHRDIYDVKQLRLCICNTEGSTVGLIDLFDFDPKNLRAGIGIVILNTENRNKGVGAEAISLVSDYAFKVLNLHQLYANVMEGNDPSIHLFKKMGFKEVGIKKDWIFTEGKYKNEILFQKINT